The following are encoded together in the Ovis aries strain OAR_USU_Benz2616 breed Rambouillet chromosome X, ARS-UI_Ramb_v3.0, whole genome shotgun sequence genome:
- the GDPD2 gene encoding glycerophosphoinositol inositolphosphodiesterase GDPD2, which translates to MAESPGCCFVWARCFHCLYSCHWKKCPKDGMQTNKCECVWFGLLFLTFLLSLGWLYVVLILLNDLHNFNEFLFQHWGHWMDWSPAFLLVISLLVTYASLLLLLALLLRLCGQPLCLHTVHKVLLLLIIFLVAAGLVGLEVQWREEWHSLRLSLQATAPFLHIGAAAGITLLAWPVADTFYHIHRRGPKILLLLLYFGATLGIYLAPLFISSACIMEPKDLPHKPKLIGHRGAPMLAPENTLMSLRKTAECGAVVFETDVMVSSDGIPFLMHDERLTRTTDVASVFPDRVNSHSSNFSWAELKRLNAGAWFLQRQPFWGAKQLSGHDREDAENQTVPSLEEILKEAAGLNLSIIFDLRRPPGNHTYHDSFVNQTLETVLSSGVPQAMVLWLPDEDRAYVQERAPQMRQIYGHLEGHGTENPQFLNLPYQDLPLLDIKALHHDNVSVNLFVVNKPWLFSLLWCAGVDSVTTNDCQLLQQMRYPVWLIPARTYLIIWIVTNCVSILLLLWTFLLQQRCAKERQRTGLETAVLLTRINNFIRE; encoded by the exons ATGGCCGAGTCCCCTGGCTGCTGCTTTGTCTGGGCCCGCTGCTTCCACTGCCTGTACAGCTGCCACTGGAAGAAATGCCCCAAAGATGGGATGCAAACCAACAAG TGCGAATGCGTCTGGTTCGGCTTGCTCTTCCTCACCTTCCTCCTGTCCCTGGGCTGGCTGTACGTCGTGCTCATCCTTCTCAATGACCTGCACAACTTCAATGA ATTCCTATTCCAGCACTGGGGGCACTGGATGGACTGGTCCCCAGCATTCCTGCTGGTCATCTCTCTGCTGGTCACATACGCATCCCTGCTCTTG ctcctggcccTGCTCCTGCGGCTCTGTGGCCAGCCTCTATGTCTGCACACCGTCCACAAG GTGCTGCTGCTCCTCATCATATTTCTTGTGGCTGCTGGCCTTGTGGGACTGGAGGTCCAGTGGCGGGAGGAGTGGCATAGCTTACGTCTGTCACTGCAG GCCACAGCCCCATTCCTTCACATTGGAGCAGCTGCTGGCATCACCCTCCTGGCCTGGCCTGTGGCTGATACCTTCTACCATATCCATCGAAGAG GTCCCAAGATCCTGCTACTGCTCCTATATTTTGGAGCCACCCTGGGCATCTACCTGGCGCCCCTATTCATCTCCTCAGCCTGTATCATGGAACCCAAAGACCTACCACACAAGCCTAAGTTGATAGGACACCGAGGGGCCCCCATG CTGGCCCCCGAGAACACACTGATGTCCCTGCGGAAGACAGCTGAATGTGGAGCTGTTGTGTTTGAGACCGACGTGATGGTCAG CTCCGATGGGATCCCCTTTCTCATGCATGATGAGCGCCTGACCAGGACCACAGATGTGGCCTCTGTGTTCCCAGACCGAGTCAACAGCCACAGCAGTAACTTCTCCTGGGCTGAACTGAAGAGGCTCAATGCTGGGGCCTGGTTCCTTCAG AGGCAACCTTTCTGGGGGGCTAAGCAGCTGTCAGGCCATGATCGAGAAGATGCTGAGAATCAAACAGTGCCATCCTTGGAAGAGATACTGAAGGAAGCTGCAGGCCTCAACCTTTCTATCATATTTGACCTGCGCCGCCCCCCAGGAAACCACACGTATCATGACAGTTTTGTCAACCAGACATTGGAGACTGTGCTGAGTTCAGGAGTGCCCCAAGCCATG GTCCTTTGGCTACCGGATGAAGATCGGGCTTATGTCCAAGAAAGAGCCCCCCAAATGCGCCAGATATATGGACATCTGGAAGGCCATGGCACTGAGAATCCCCAGTTTCTCAACCTCCCCTATCAAGACCTGCCACTGTTGGATATCAA GGCACTGCACCATGATAATGTCTCGGTGAACCTATTTGTAGTGAACAAGCCCTGGCTCTTCTCCCTACTCTGGTGTGCAGGGGTGGATTCAGTCACCACCAACGACTGCCAGCTGCTGCAGCAGATGCGTTACCCTGTCTGGCTTATT cCTGCTCGAACCTACCTGATAATATGGATCGTTACCAATTGTGTCTCCATCCTGCTGCTTTTGTGGACTTTCCTCCTACAACA GAGGTGTGCTAAGGAGAGACAGAGAACCG GGCTAGAGACAGCAGTGCTGCTGACCAGGATCAACAATTTCATAAGGGAGTGA